From Leishmania braziliensis MHOM/BR/75/M2904 complete genome, chromosome 22, a single genomic window includes:
- a CDS encoding putative protein kinase: MLGKPLLQQLILHAAILALGAPVLLCFTGRNGHIIYIYIYIYIHCSLVRLFDFTRKLLLVMRRVGDYEILDVVGEGAYSKVKRVRHTPTGCMFVAKIVPKTNQQVESDVRLEISVLRRLKHKNIVQLIEILESTNNYYIILEPVMGGDLCDIIVGMDRPLPEQDVAALLIQLVAGVRVCHCNGVAHRDLKPENLLLGTDGVLKISDFGLSRLHRESNFQASTSEYAHTLTGTLAYVAPEVFGGSYDAFRADIWSMGCIAYVLLTQNFPFGSTTDPHALEFRIRNGEVSIMPSSVSPEAKNLCKWLLSLRPEDRPTLDAVAQHDFFKKYLPAEYLRMTTSRKSPIVHGANMNEFSSQVQEETPSCSPSTSSTKQKHHHLRSGSAARISPSGSAVAGAASSSNHSSENGRDREDMDAHGTHVGSDLEG, from the coding sequence ATGCTTGGCAAACCATTGCTGCAGCAACTTATATTACATGCAGCTATATTAGCCCTTGGTGCTCCTGTACTGCTTTGTTTCACTGGACGCAACGGACAtattatatatatatatatatatatatatatacattGCTCATTAGTCAGATTATTTGATTTCACTCGCAAGCTGTTGCTCGTGATGCGGAGAGTCGGTGACTATGAGATTCTTGATGTAGTAGGCGAAGGTGCGTACAGCAAGGTAAAACGAGTTCGCCACACTCCGACAGGATGTATGTTTGTGGCCAAGATAGTACCCAAAACAAACCAGCAGGTTGAAAGTGATGTTCGTCTTGAGATTTCCGTTTTGCGGCGCTTGAAGCACAAGAACATTGTTCAGCTCATTGAGATTCTGGAAAGTACGAACAATTACTACATTATACTGGAACCTGTCATGGGTGGTGATCTGTGCGACATCATCGTAGGGATGGATCGGCCCCTGCCAGAGCAGGATGTAGCAGCCCTGTTGATTCAGCTGGTAGCGGGGGTGCGTGTATGCCATTGTAACGGGGTTGCGCATCGTGACTTGAAGCCAGAGAACCTCCTTCTAGGAACAGATGGCGTTTTGAAGATCTCTGATTTTGGCCTGAGCCGCCTCCACAGGGAAAGCAACTTCCAAGCAAGTACAAGTGAATatgcgcacacactcacaggCACTCTTGCATACGTAGCGCCGGAGGTTTTCGGGGGCTCCTATGATGCGTTTCGCGCCGACATTTGGTCGATGGGGTGCATTGCGTACGTCCTCTTGACGCAGAACTTTCCGTTCGGCTCCACCACCGATCCTCACGCCTTGGAGTTTCGCATTCGCAACGGAGAGGTTTCCATAATGCCGTCATCTGTTAGTCCTGAGGCGAAGAACTTGTGCAAGTGGCTCTTGTCGCTGAGACCAGAGGATCGACCAACGTTAGATGCTGTAGCGCAGCACGACTTCTTCAAGAAGTATCTACCTGCCGAGTATCTTAGAATGACAACAAGCCGAAAGTCACCGATTGTGCATGGTGCGAATATGAATGAATTCAGCTCCCAGGTTCAAGAAGAGACCCCATCATGTAGTCCGAGCACATCAAGTACTAAGCAAAAGCATCACCACCTTCGtagcggcagtgctgcgcgaATCTCTCCCTCAGGCAGCGCGGTTGCTGGTGCGGCTAGCAGCAGTaaccacagcagcgaaaATGGGAGGGATCGTGAAGATATGGACGCCCATGGCACTCACGTCGGGTCTGATCTTGAGGGATGA